One genomic region from Gemmatimonadota bacterium encodes:
- a CDS encoding glycosyltransferase family 1 protein translates to MAQLVYDHQIFSRQRFGGVSRYFVELAAGVAANSEFATSVVAPLHMNVLLAERRDVPLVGTYVPHIRGTGALRFAVNARVSHRHLRRMRPDIVHETYFSDVSGTPCSSTVITVFDMIHELFPQFFRPDDPTARRKRAAVQRASHVICISESTRQDLLTCIDVDPERVSVIPLAANDSFGTASLYPRSVPMPYVLYVGEREGYKNFKMALLAFLKSGLPSKGVALVCFGGGAWSASEAQLVSESGMPQSLLIHRHGNDRALAELYQNAEAFLYPSLYEGFGIPPLEAMNCGCPVICSHTSSLPEVVGDAAELFDPADVNDIARALRAVVGDSGRSRDLRFLGARRASEFSWMQCALRTTEIYRRML, encoded by the coding sequence ATGGCGCAGCTCGTGTACGATCACCAGATATTCTCACGTCAGCGTTTTGGTGGCGTGTCGCGCTACTTCGTGGAGCTGGCCGCGGGAGTAGCGGCAAACTCGGAGTTCGCAACATCAGTAGTCGCGCCGCTACACATGAATGTGCTCCTGGCGGAGCGCCGAGACGTGCCCCTGGTGGGCACGTACGTGCCACACATACGCGGTACGGGTGCCTTGCGATTTGCTGTGAATGCGCGGGTCAGCCACCGCCATCTCCGCCGTATGAGGCCGGACATTGTTCACGAAACGTATTTCTCCGACGTGTCAGGAACACCATGCTCGTCGACGGTAATAACGGTGTTTGACATGATCCACGAGTTGTTTCCGCAGTTCTTTCGGCCTGATGATCCCACGGCGCGGCGTAAGCGCGCCGCGGTGCAAAGAGCATCGCACGTGATTTGCATTTCAGAATCCACGCGACAGGATCTCCTAACTTGCATCGACGTCGACCCGGAGCGCGTTTCCGTTATTCCCCTCGCGGCCAACGATAGTTTTGGGACCGCCAGTCTTTATCCACGGTCGGTACCCATGCCATACGTTCTTTATGTCGGCGAGCGAGAAGGGTACAAGAACTTCAAAATGGCTCTCTTGGCGTTTCTCAAGAGCGGACTTCCGTCGAAGGGCGTGGCCCTCGTATGCTTCGGCGGAGGGGCTTGGTCCGCAAGCGAAGCACAGCTTGTTTCCGAAAGTGGGATGCCACAATCGCTGCTGATCCACCGGCATGGCAACGACAGGGCGTTGGCGGAGCTGTACCAGAACGCCGAGGCTTTTTTGTACCCCTCGCTTTACGAAGGGTTTGGCATTCCACCACTGGAAGCAATGAATTGCGGGTGTCCGGTTATATGCTCGCATACGAGTTCTCTTCCGGAAGTTGTTGGAGACGCGGCAGAACTCTTCGATCCGGCTGATGTTAACGACATCGCGCGCGCGCTTCGGGCTGTAGTTGGAGACTCTGGTCGCTCGCGGGACCTCCGCTTCCTGGGT
- a CDS encoding acyltransferase, producing the protein MDALRRLLYDPRRVARTDRRITIESTSILLKSTRFNFQAAGGSVHVGADSIVGGIFTFESDAGEIRVGARSYIGGGTQVIARSRVAIGDDVMIAWGCYLYDHNGHSLNFRHRIADMAAQVKAHRAGLPLIAGKDWTTVDTSPITVCNKVWIGFEATVLKGVTVGEGAVIAARSVVTKDVPPWTVVAGNPATIVKSIEPADRPRTND; encoded by the coding sequence ATGGACGCGCTTCGGCGGCTGCTGTACGATCCACGAAGGGTCGCACGCACGGATCGTAGGATTACGATTGAATCCACCTCGATATTACTTAAATCGACGCGTTTCAATTTTCAGGCCGCGGGCGGATCCGTTCACGTCGGCGCTGACTCGATTGTTGGTGGAATATTTACCTTCGAGTCCGACGCCGGCGAGATTCGTGTAGGAGCGCGGAGCTATATCGGCGGCGGAACACAAGTCATTGCGCGCTCGAGAGTTGCGATTGGTGATGACGTGATGATCGCATGGGGGTGTTATCTATACGATCACAACGGGCACTCGCTGAATTTCCGCCATCGGATTGCGGACATGGCGGCTCAAGTAAAGGCTCATCGTGCTGGGCTTCCGTTGATTGCCGGCAAAGACTGGACAACGGTAGACACTTCCCCTATCACGGTGTGCAATAAGGTCTGGATCGGGTTCGAAGCTACGGTATTGAAAGGCGTGACCGTTGGGGAGGGAGCAGTTATAGCCGCGCGATCAGTCGTTACCAAGGACGTGCCACCATGGACGGTCGTTGCCGGTAACCCTGCAACAATTGTCAAGTCAATTGAGCCAGCGGACAGGCCGCGTACGAACGATTAA